One window from the genome of Pseudomonas fluorescens encodes:
- a CDS encoding thiol:disulfide interchange protein DsbA/DsbL, producing MRNLIISAALVAASLFGMTAQAAEKPAAPYVELTNPVAVAAPGKIEVVELFWYGCPHCYAFEPVINPWVEKLPSDVNFVRIPAMFGGPWDAHGQMFLTLEAMGVEHQVHAAVFNAIQKEHKKLTDKQDMADFLATQGVDKDKFLATFDSFAIQGQIKKARDLAKKYEITGVPTMIVNGKYRFDIGSAGGAEQALQLADQLIAKERAATKAVAN from the coding sequence ATGCGTAATCTGATCATCAGCGCCGCGCTCGTCGCCGCCAGCCTGTTCGGCATGACTGCCCAAGCGGCTGAAAAGCCCGCCGCACCCTATGTCGAATTGACCAACCCCGTTGCGGTGGCAGCGCCTGGCAAGATCGAAGTCGTGGAGTTGTTCTGGTACGGCTGCCCGCATTGCTACGCGTTCGAACCGGTTATCAACCCATGGGTCGAGAAACTGCCGTCGGACGTTAACTTCGTTCGCATCCCCGCCATGTTCGGTGGCCCATGGGACGCTCACGGCCAGATGTTCCTGACCCTCGAAGCCATGGGCGTCGAGCACCAGGTTCACGCAGCCGTTTTCAACGCGATCCAGAAAGAACACAAGAAGCTGACCGACAAACAAGACATGGCCGATTTCCTGGCGACCCAAGGCGTGGACAAGGACAAGTTCCTGGCCACCTTCGACTCCTTCGCCATCCAGGGCCAGATCAAGAAGGCCCGTGACCTGGCGAAGAAATACGAGATCACGGGCGTGCCGACCATGATCGTCAACGGCAAATATCGCTTTGACATCGGCTCTGCCGGCGGGGCCGAACAAGCGCTGCAACTGGCCGACCAACTGATCGCCAAAGAGCGAGCGGCCACCAAGGCTGTCGCCAACTAA
- a CDS encoding GGDEF domain-containing protein, with product MSDEAERWREKYLKSIEQQEKLERRWDARLDLLRRGLVRSTLAAEGTDRVVDQCMKEMREVVRTDDMDAGLAALLPRLEKAVLDSEQRRETRIEQMSTALTALVAQLQSLPLPKEVSRPLKKFSKQLEERVGQAREIPLLLSELSGLQGKALSALDAPVEPSRPGLLQRLFGGQGHEEATPQPHEPAQASVAPLADTALPVAVEPAVHTASIAPAPAPAPAPAPAPATVPSVAEQAPTLEATPEPVGQVTPQTEPAPTSAPAPAAEVAKPISEPDEAAEPAPLQTVAADELPVATPALENPDELMSEEVSQTLPDPSPPPVEAEPDEPLAAADLADAQYALPDSPEPSYSSVAKHIEDTLLGLLGDLTLPERHRPQAEAMGERLRNGLNWYELLPILDDLAVLMLAITDTGQHEFEAYLQRLNDRLESFQSSLQAASEDHADNLSASREMDTQIREQVDGLQSSVQQADDLEGLKQVLENHLEGLLGTMDQHRRQRDQREQEVSVRLKSLADRVALMEQDAQVVRENLEEQRQKALVDPLTGLPNRAAWSERLEHEVVQWQQHGNSLLLAMLDLDHFKRINDNYGHLAGDRVLKLIASVLRKRLRGGDFIARFGGEEFVLLVPDTPLAAGAKLAEALRLAIEACPFHFKGEPVTVTVSVGMTAFKPGEHSDLVLKRADQALYRAKNAGRNRVELG from the coding sequence ATGAGCGACGAAGCCGAACGCTGGAGAGAGAAATACCTCAAGAGTATCGAACAGCAGGAAAAGCTCGAGCGCCGTTGGGATGCTCGACTCGACTTGCTGCGTCGTGGCCTGGTGCGCAGCACCCTGGCCGCCGAGGGCACTGATCGGGTCGTCGACCAATGCATGAAAGAGATGCGCGAGGTGGTGCGCACCGATGACATGGACGCCGGCCTCGCCGCCCTGCTGCCGCGTCTGGAGAAAGCCGTACTCGATTCCGAGCAGCGCCGCGAAACCCGCATCGAGCAGATGAGCACTGCATTGACGGCCCTGGTGGCCCAGCTGCAAAGCCTGCCGCTGCCGAAGGAAGTCAGCCGGCCCCTGAAGAAATTTTCCAAGCAGTTGGAAGAGCGGGTCGGCCAGGCCCGGGAGATTCCGCTGCTGCTCAGCGAATTGAGCGGTTTGCAAGGCAAGGCACTGAGTGCCCTGGACGCCCCTGTCGAACCGAGCCGCCCCGGATTGCTGCAACGGCTGTTTGGTGGCCAAGGCCATGAGGAAGCGACGCCCCAGCCTCACGAGCCTGCCCAGGCCAGCGTGGCGCCTCTGGCAGACACGGCCCTGCCAGTCGCCGTTGAGCCGGCAGTTCACACAGCATCCATCGCACCAGCACCAGCACCAGCACCAGCACCAGCACCAGCACCAGCAACCGTCCCGTCGGTAGCGGAGCAAGCTCCCACGCTGGAGGCAACGCCCGAACCGGTCGGCCAGGTTACCCCGCAGACCGAACCTGCGCCGACGTCCGCTCCGGCACCAGCCGCTGAAGTGGCTAAGCCGATCAGCGAGCCGGACGAAGCCGCCGAGCCCGCCCCCTTGCAGACGGTGGCCGCCGACGAACTCCCGGTAGCGACACCCGCCCTGGAAAATCCCGACGAGCTGATGTCCGAAGAGGTGTCACAGACCCTCCCCGACCCCTCGCCGCCTCCAGTTGAAGCCGAGCCTGACGAGCCTTTGGCCGCCGCCGATTTGGCTGATGCCCAATACGCCCTGCCCGATTCGCCGGAACCGTCCTACAGCTCGGTCGCCAAGCACATCGAAGACACTTTGCTGGGCCTGTTGGGCGACCTGACCTTACCCGAGCGTCATCGACCACAAGCCGAGGCCATGGGTGAGCGGTTGCGAAATGGCTTGAACTGGTACGAACTGCTGCCGATCCTCGATGATCTGGCGGTGCTGATGCTGGCCATCACCGACACCGGCCAGCATGAATTCGAAGCGTACCTGCAACGCCTCAATGATCGTCTCGAGTCCTTCCAGAGCAGCCTGCAGGCCGCCAGTGAAGACCACGCCGACAACCTGTCGGCCTCCCGGGAAATGGACACCCAGATTCGCGAACAGGTGGATGGCCTGCAAAGCAGCGTGCAACAAGCCGATGACCTGGAAGGCCTCAAGCAGGTGCTTGAGAATCACCTCGAAGGCTTGCTCGGGACAATGGACCAACACCGCCGGCAACGTGATCAACGCGAGCAGGAAGTCTCGGTGCGCCTCAAAAGCCTGGCCGATCGTGTCGCGCTGATGGAGCAGGACGCCCAGGTCGTGCGGGAAAATCTCGAGGAACAGCGGCAGAAAGCGTTGGTCGATCCGCTCACCGGGTTGCCCAACCGCGCCGCCTGGTCCGAGCGTCTGGAGCATGAAGTCGTCCAGTGGCAGCAGCACGGCAACAGCTTGCTGCTGGCCATGCTCGATCTCGATCATTTCAAGCGCATCAATGACAACTACGGCCATCTGGCCGGTGACCGGGTGTTGAAGCTGATCGCCTCGGTCCTGCGCAAACGCCTGCGTGGCGGCGATTTCATTGCGCGTTTTGGTGGCGAGGAGTTTGTCCTGCTGGTGCCGGATACCCCCCTGGCGGCTGGCGCCAAGCTGGCCGAGGCGCTGCGTCTGGCCATCGAAGCCTGCCCGTTTCATTTCAAGGGCGAACCGGTGACGGTGACGGTATCGGTGGGCATGACGGCTTTCAAGCCAGGTGAACACAGCGATTTGGTACTTAAAAGAGCCGATCAGGCGCTCTACCGGGCCAAAAATGCCGGACGCAACCGCGTGGAGCTGGGCTGA
- a CDS encoding EAL domain-containing protein, with translation MTAARETLQSWLHRPLFLAMMAAALSTFLLLTGSLFVVVQQIQQRESDQMNAQGERFLQRLEQLFGQLRESLDDLQNQPLRGCDDDMIATLREVSFNYRFVYEAVYIDGSGVCSNRPRQSGLSVARPPDLRGPTYSYWLNTTTEPNEDRAALMLGRGNFRVATSRGHLADVVDLPPGSSLLVVLDHGTRAIPVLGTQQYWPPTEPWPPKSQNALQVTQTRLIYRMPTDSPEYQLVLIAQRNGFKIPANAWWMLPISLVLGLGIGFQVFLLARHRQSMDAELHGAIRRGELQVLYQPIFDLDSRNCVGAEALLRWRRPDGTLTSPDLFIPMAENTGQIRQITDFVLQRLFDQLGQLLRANPQLYISVNLAACDVMVPRIGEVIARLLALHRVSAHQIAFEVTERGLIDVLVARDNLQSLRDVGHQVLIDDFGTGYCSLAYLQTLPVDCLKIDKAFIDALGHDAASSGVAPHIIRMAHALQLKVIAEGIEHEAQASYLSSEGVRFGQGWLFAHALSAVQLIELITRGRRLRGRRLDDEA, from the coding sequence ATGACGGCTGCCCGCGAAACCTTACAGAGCTGGCTCCATCGCCCCCTGTTCCTGGCGATGATGGCGGCTGCCCTGAGTACCTTCCTACTGCTGACGGGCAGTCTGTTTGTGGTCGTGCAGCAGATCCAGCAGCGAGAAAGTGATCAGATGAATGCCCAGGGCGAGCGCTTCCTGCAACGGCTGGAACAGCTTTTCGGGCAATTGCGGGAAAGCCTCGACGACCTGCAAAACCAGCCGTTGCGCGGCTGCGACGATGACATGATCGCGACCTTGCGAGAGGTCAGCTTCAATTACCGTTTCGTTTATGAAGCGGTGTACATCGATGGCAGCGGCGTCTGTTCCAATCGTCCGCGCCAAAGCGGGCTGTCGGTGGCCCGTCCGCCCGATCTTCGAGGCCCGACCTACAGCTATTGGCTCAATACCACCACCGAACCCAACGAAGACCGCGCTGCGTTGATGCTGGGCCGTGGCAATTTCCGAGTCGCCACCTCCCGGGGGCATTTGGCCGACGTGGTCGACCTGCCACCGGGCAGCAGCCTGCTGGTGGTCCTGGATCATGGCACGCGGGCCATTCCCGTGTTGGGCACCCAACAATACTGGCCGCCCACAGAGCCTTGGCCACCGAAGAGCCAGAATGCCTTGCAGGTGACGCAGACCCGGCTGATTTATCGGATGCCCACCGACAGCCCGGAATATCAACTGGTGCTGATCGCCCAGCGCAACGGTTTCAAGATCCCGGCCAATGCCTGGTGGATGCTGCCCATCAGCCTGGTGCTGGGCCTGGGGATTGGTTTCCAGGTGTTTCTGCTGGCGCGCCATCGCCAGTCCATGGATGCTGAGCTGCACGGGGCCATCCGGCGCGGTGAATTGCAGGTGCTGTACCAGCCGATTTTCGACCTGGACAGCCGCAACTGCGTCGGTGCCGAAGCCTTGCTGCGCTGGCGACGACCGGACGGCACCCTGACCAGCCCGGACTTGTTTATCCCGATGGCCGAGAACACCGGGCAGATCCGCCAGATCACCGATTTCGTGCTGCAGCGGCTGTTCGATCAATTGGGCCAGCTGTTGCGGGCCAATCCACAACTGTATATCTCGGTGAACCTGGCGGCCTGCGATGTGATGGTGCCGCGTATTGGCGAAGTGATCGCTCGCCTGCTGGCATTGCATCGGGTCTCGGCGCATCAGATCGCCTTCGAAGTGACCGAGCGCGGGCTGATCGACGTGTTGGTTGCCCGGGATAACCTGCAATCGCTGCGCGACGTCGGGCATCAGGTGCTGATCGACGATTTTGGCACGGGTTATTGCAGCCTGGCCTACCTGCAAACCCTGCCGGTGGACTGCCTGAAAATCGACAAGGCCTTCATCGACGCCTTGGGCCACGATGCCGCTAGCAGCGGCGTGGCCCCGCACATCATCCGCATGGCCCACGCGCTGCAGCTCAAGGTGATCGCCGAAGGCATCGAGCATGAAGCCCAGGCCTCTTATTTGAGCAGCGAAGGGGTGAGGTTCGGCCAGGGCTGGCTGTTCGCCCATGCCCTCAGCGCGGTGCAACTCATCGAATTGATCACCCGTGGCCGACGCCTGCGTGGGCGCCGTCTTGATGATGAAGCCTAG
- a CDS encoding DUF2782 domain-containing protein, with translation MRTLNRLLLAGLFAITPLAAMAADDAPSADPDVTIRTEGDKTIQEYRQNGFLYAIKVTPKNGKPYFLVRADGTDANFIRSDQPDMLIPSWKIFEW, from the coding sequence ATGCGTACACTAAATCGCCTGTTACTGGCTGGCTTGTTTGCAATCACCCCGTTGGCCGCCATGGCAGCGGATGACGCACCCTCGGCGGACCCGGATGTCACCATCCGCACCGAAGGCGATAAAACCATTCAGGAGTATCGGCAAAACGGATTTTTGTACGCGATCAAGGTCACGCCCAAGAACGGCAAGCCTTATTTCCTGGTACGCGCCGATGGCACTGATGCAAACTTCATCCGCTCGGACCAGCCGGATATGCTGATCCCTTCGTGGAAAATCTTTGAGTGGTAG
- a CDS encoding endonuclease/exonuclease/phosphatase family protein — MARWSTERIVGLHEPRVNEHHVTSTGLPGDSRLRLLSFNIQVGISTERYRHYLTRGWQHLLPHTGRAGNLQKIGDLLKDFDLVALQEADGGSLRSGYVNQVEHLAQLGAFPYWYQQLNRNLGRLGQHSNGVLSRLRPWAIEDHPLPGPKGRGAILARFGEGPEALVVVMMHLALGARTRTMQLAYIRELIGGYKHQILMGDMNTHATDLLQTSPLRDLGLLAPQLEATFPSWRPQRCLDHILLSPTLTLERVEVLAQPISDHLPVAVEIRLPGSLTADAFPALSTAPRGSDE; from the coding sequence ATGGCCCGCTGGAGTACCGAACGCATCGTTGGCCTGCATGAACCACGGGTCAACGAGCACCATGTCACGTCCACGGGCCTGCCTGGCGACAGCCGCTTGCGGCTGCTCAGCTTCAATATCCAGGTGGGCATCAGCACCGAACGCTACCGGCATTACCTGACCCGCGGCTGGCAGCATTTGCTGCCGCACACCGGGCGTGCCGGCAACCTGCAGAAAATCGGCGACCTGCTCAAGGACTTCGACCTGGTGGCCCTGCAAGAGGCCGACGGCGGGAGCCTGCGGTCAGGCTACGTCAATCAGGTGGAACACCTGGCCCAATTGGGCGCCTTCCCCTACTGGTACCAACAACTCAATCGCAACCTCGGACGTCTCGGCCAGCACAGCAATGGCGTGTTGAGTCGTTTGCGTCCCTGGGCGATCGAGGACCATCCGCTGCCGGGCCCCAAGGGGCGCGGGGCGATTCTTGCGCGTTTTGGCGAAGGTCCGGAAGCGCTGGTCGTGGTCATGATGCACCTGGCACTCGGGGCGCGTACCCGGACGATGCAGCTGGCGTACATTCGCGAGCTGATCGGCGGCTACAAGCACCAGATACTGATGGGCGACATGAACACCCACGCCACCGACCTGCTGCAAACCTCGCCCCTGCGCGATCTCGGTCTGCTCGCACCACAACTGGAAGCGACATTCCCCAGCTGGCGCCCCCAGCGCTGCCTGGACCATATCCTGTTGAGCCCGACCCTGACCCTCGAACGTGTCGAGGTGTTGGCCCAACCCATTTCCGATCACCTGCCGGTCGCGGTAGAAATTCGTTTGCCGGGTTCGCTCACGGCCGATGCATTCCCCGCGCTGAGTACTGCCCCTCGCGGATCCGATGAATGA
- the yihA gene encoding ribosome biogenesis GTP-binding protein YihA/YsxC, which yields MQLKNPILGLCQQSTFMLSAAKVDQCPDDEGFEVAFAGRSNAGKSSALNTLTHASLARTSKTPGRTQLLNFFKLDDERRLVDLPGYGYAKVPIPLKQHWQRHLEAYLGSRESLKGLILMMDIRHPMTDFDLLMLDWAVASGMPMHILLTKADKLTYGAAKNTLLKVQSEIRKGWGDAITIQLFSAPKRMGLEEAYTVLADWMELADKGSEEAE from the coding sequence ATGCAACTGAAGAACCCCATCCTTGGCCTGTGCCAACAGTCCACCTTCATGCTCAGCGCCGCCAAAGTCGATCAATGCCCAGACGACGAAGGCTTCGAAGTGGCTTTTGCCGGGCGTTCCAACGCCGGCAAATCCAGCGCGCTGAACACCTTGACCCATGCGAGCCTGGCACGCACCTCGAAAACCCCGGGTCGCACGCAGCTCTTGAACTTCTTCAAGCTAGACGATGAACGGCGTTTGGTCGACCTGCCCGGCTACGGCTACGCGAAAGTACCGATCCCGCTCAAGCAACACTGGCAGCGCCACCTGGAAGCGTACCTGGGCAGCCGCGAGAGTTTGAAAGGCCTGATCCTGATGATGGACATCCGCCATCCGATGACCGACTTCGACCTGTTGATGCTCGATTGGGCGGTCGCCAGCGGCATGCCGATGCACATCCTGCTGACCAAGGCCGACAAGCTCACCTACGGCGCGGCGAAAAATACCTTGCTCAAAGTGCAGTCGGAAATTCGCAAGGGCTGGGGCGACGCGATCACCATCCAACTGTTCTCGGCGCCCAAGCGCATGGGCCTGGAAGAAGCCTACACGGTGCTGGCCGACTGGATGGAATTGGCGGACAAGGGCAGCGAAGAGGCCGAATAA
- a CDS encoding N-acetylmuramoyl-L-alanine amidase gives MKFFSLIVSLFILAGCTSGPRFDTSHPSVNHDNRIQFVVVHYTSASLERSLALLTHGEVSAHYLIGDDKDATIYKLVDESRRAWHAGESEWEGRTWLNSSSIGIEIVNPGFLDTPTGRLWYPYSEAQVQALTVLLKDIIQRNGISPRSIIGHSDIAPLRKLDPGPLFPWKRLAQAGLGVWPDEQAVARQQVFFATQLPPASWFQAELARLGYPTPQTGEWDVATHHVLAAFQMHYRPTRFDGMPDPQSAAILQVLNQTK, from the coding sequence ATGAAATTTTTCTCGCTCATTGTTTCTTTATTTATCCTTGCCGGCTGCACCAGCGGCCCTCGGTTCGACACCAGTCACCCCTCCGTCAACCATGACAACCGCATCCAATTCGTGGTGGTGCATTACACCTCGGCGTCCCTGGAGCGTTCACTGGCCCTGCTGACCCATGGCGAAGTCAGTGCCCATTACCTGATTGGCGACGATAAAGACGCGACCATCTACAAGCTGGTGGATGAAAGCCGGCGCGCCTGGCACGCCGGGGAAAGTGAATGGGAAGGCCGGACCTGGCTCAATTCCAGTTCCATCGGCATCGAAATCGTCAATCCGGGTTTCCTCGACACGCCCACCGGGCGCCTCTGGTATCCCTACAGCGAAGCTCAGGTCCAGGCCTTGACCGTCTTGCTCAAGGACATCATCCAGCGCAACGGGATCAGCCCGCGCAGCATCATCGGCCACAGCGACATCGCGCCCCTGCGCAAGCTCGATCCGGGGCCGCTGTTCCCCTGGAAGCGTCTGGCGCAAGCGGGCCTGGGGGTGTGGCCGGATGAACAGGCCGTCGCACGCCAGCAGGTTTTCTTCGCAACACAGCTACCGCCTGCCAGTTGGTTCCAGGCCGAGCTGGCCCGTCTGGGCTACCCGACGCCCCAGACCGGCGAATGGGACGTAGCCACCCACCACGTGCTGGCCGCGTTTCAGATGCACTACCGGCCGACCCGCTTCGATGGCATGCCGGACCCGCAAAGCGCGGCGATTCTGCAGGTGCTCAACCAGACAAAATAA
- the polA gene encoding DNA polymerase I, protein MSQAPLVLVDGSSYLYRAFHALPPLTTSKGLPTGAVKGVLNMLKSLRKQYPDSPFAVVFDAKGGTFRDALYAEYKANRPSMPDDMRVQIEPLHASVKALGFPLLCVDNVEADDVIGTLARSSAAADRPVVISTGDKDMAQLVDGHITLVNTMTGSALDVAGVKEKFGVAPEQIIDYLALMGDSSDNIPGVPGIGPKTASGLLVGVNGGLTELYAQLDIVATLPIRGAKTLAAKLEEHKEMALLSYELATIKTDVPLDVGLDDLQMGAPDHEKLAELYTLLEFKSWFEENQRDAKRAGQEIVEVAEEQPGAAEAKYEVILDQARFEAWLAKLDKAPLFAFVTETNGGDAQHSQLVGLSFAVAPFEAAYIPLTHSYMGVPEQLDRDTVLKALKPLLENPNKLKIGQHAKFETNILANCAIGGDQNNGILVQGIAFDTMLESYVLDSTATRHDMDSLALKYLGQSKTDFQDIAGKGVKQLTFDQISLELAGPYAAEDADVTFRLHQALQEKLAATPSLGPVLNDIEMPLMPVLARIERQGALVDANLLGVQSVELGEKLVALEREAFAIAGEEFNLGSPKQLGVILYEKLGLPVLSKTAKGQASTAEAVLAELAEQDYPLPKVLMQYRSLSKLKSTYTDRLPEQINSRTGRVHTNYQQAVAATGRLSSIDPNLQNIPIRTAEGRRIRQAFVAPKGYKLLAADYSQIELRIMAHLAKDEGLLHAFRNDLDVHRATAAEVFGVDLDAVTHDQRRSAKAINFGLIYGMSAFGLAKQIGVDRKQSQAYIDRYFTRYPGVLAYMERTRAQAAEQGFVETIFGRRLYLPDINAKNPALRKGAERTAINAPMQGTAADIIKKAMVAVDRWLTASGLDAKVILQVHDELVLEVREDLVDQVREEIRQHMSTAATLDVPLLVEVGVGNNWDEAH, encoded by the coding sequence ATGAGCCAAGCCCCCCTCGTCCTGGTGGACGGTTCTTCTTATCTGTACCGCGCCTTTCACGCGCTGCCACCGCTGACCACGTCCAAAGGCCTGCCGACCGGTGCGGTCAAAGGCGTGTTGAACATGCTCAAGAGCCTGCGCAAGCAGTATCCGGACAGTCCGTTCGCCGTGGTGTTCGACGCCAAGGGTGGGACATTTCGCGATGCGCTGTACGCCGAATACAAGGCCAACCGCCCGAGCATGCCCGACGACATGCGCGTGCAGATCGAGCCGCTGCATGCCAGCGTCAAGGCCCTGGGCTTCCCGCTGCTGTGCGTGGACAACGTCGAAGCCGATGACGTGATCGGCACCCTGGCCCGCAGCAGCGCGGCGGCCGACCGCCCGGTGGTGATCTCCACCGGCGACAAAGACATGGCGCAGTTGGTCGATGGGCACATTACCTTGGTCAATACCATGACCGGTAGCGCCCTGGACGTGGCTGGCGTGAAGGAGAAGTTTGGCGTCGCTCCAGAGCAGATCATCGATTACCTGGCGTTGATGGGCGATTCGTCCGACAACATCCCCGGCGTTCCGGGCATCGGACCGAAGACCGCTTCCGGCCTGCTGGTGGGCGTCAATGGCGGCTTGACCGAGCTGTACGCGCAACTGGATATCGTCGCCACCTTGCCGATCCGTGGCGCCAAGACCCTGGCCGCCAAGCTCGAAGAGCACAAGGAAATGGCGTTACTTTCCTACGAGCTGGCGACCATCAAGACCGACGTGCCATTGGATGTCGGCCTGGACGACCTGCAAATGGGCGCACCCGATCACGAGAAGCTGGCCGAGCTGTACACGTTGCTGGAGTTCAAGAGCTGGTTCGAGGAAAACCAGCGGGACGCCAAGCGTGCCGGCCAGGAGATCGTCGAAGTGGCCGAAGAACAGCCTGGCGCCGCCGAGGCCAAGTACGAGGTCATTCTCGATCAGGCGCGCTTCGAGGCGTGGCTGGCGAAACTGGACAAAGCGCCGCTGTTCGCTTTTGTCACCGAAACCAACGGCGGTGATGCCCAGCATTCGCAACTGGTCGGCTTGTCGTTCGCCGTGGCTCCTTTCGAGGCGGCCTACATCCCGCTGACCCACTCCTACATGGGCGTGCCGGAGCAGTTGGACCGCGACACGGTGCTCAAGGCGCTCAAACCGCTGCTGGAAAACCCGAACAAGCTCAAGATCGGCCAGCACGCCAAGTTCGAAACCAACATCCTGGCCAACTGCGCCATCGGTGGCGATCAGAACAACGGCATCCTGGTCCAGGGCATTGCCTTCGACACCATGCTCGAATCCTACGTGCTGGACTCCACCGCGACCCGCCACGACATGGACAGCCTGGCGCTCAAGTACCTGGGCCAGAGCAAGACCGATTTCCAGGACATCGCTGGCAAAGGGGTCAAGCAACTGACCTTCGACCAGATCTCCCTGGAACTGGCCGGCCCTTACGCCGCCGAAGACGCCGACGTGACTTTCCGCCTGCATCAAGCCTTGCAGGAAAAGCTGGCCGCCACGCCAAGCCTGGGGCCGGTGCTCAACGATATCGAAATGCCGCTGATGCCAGTCCTGGCGCGCATCGAGCGCCAGGGGGCGTTGGTCGATGCCAACCTGCTGGGCGTACAGAGTGTCGAGCTGGGCGAAAAACTGGTGGCGCTGGAGCGTGAGGCGTTTGCCATCGCCGGCGAGGAATTCAACCTGGGTTCGCCGAAGCAATTGGGCGTGATCCTGTACGAAAAGCTCGGTTTGCCGGTGCTCAGCAAAACCGCCAAGGGCCAGGCGTCCACCGCCGAAGCGGTGCTCGCCGAGCTGGCTGAGCAGGATTACCCGCTGCCTAAGGTGCTGATGCAGTACCGCTCCCTGAGCAAGCTCAAGAGCACCTACACCGATCGCCTGCCGGAACAGATCAACAGCCGCACCGGCCGTGTCCACACCAATTACCAGCAGGCCGTCGCCGCGACCGGGCGCCTGTCATCCATCGACCCGAACCTGCAGAACATCCCGATTCGCACGGCCGAAGGCCGACGCATCCGCCAGGCGTTCGTCGCGCCGAAAGGCTACAAACTGCTGGCGGCGGACTATTCGCAAATCGAACTGCGGATCATGGCGCACCTGGCCAAGGACGAAGGGTTGCTTCATGCGTTTCGTAATGACCTGGACGTGCACCGGGCCACGGCGGCCGAGGTGTTCGGCGTCGATTTGGACGCGGTTACCCATGACCAGCGCCGCAGCGCCAAGGCGATCAACTTCGGTTTGATCTATGGCATGAGCGCGTTCGGCCTGGCCAAGCAGATCGGCGTCGATCGCAAGCAGTCCCAGGCCTACATCGACCGTTACTTCACTCGCTACCCGGGTGTGCTGGCATACATGGAACGCACCCGCGCCCAGGCGGCCGAGCAAGGTTTTGTCGAAACCATTTTCGGTCGCCGGTTGTACCTGCCGGACATCAACGCGAAAAACCCGGCCCTGCGCAAAGGCGCCGAGCGCACCGCCATCAACGCGCCGATGCAGGGCACGGCGGCCGACATCATCAAGAAAGCCATGGTCGCCGTGGACCGCTGGCTGACGGCGTCCGGGCTGGATGCGAAGGTCATCCTGCAGGTCCACGACGAACTGGTGCTGGAAGTGCGTGAAGACCTGGTCGATCAGGTGCGCGAAGAAATCCGCCAGCACATGAGCACCGCCGCCACGCTGGACGTGCCGCTGTTGGTGGAAGTGGGTGTGGGCAATAACTGGGACGAGGCGCACTGA
- a CDS encoding c-type cytochrome: MNKLIVSLLLTLGISGVAHAAGDAAAGQAKAAVCGACHGPDGNSMAPNFPKLAGQGERYLNKQLHDIKSGKRTVLEMTGLLTNLSDQDLADIAAYFASQKGSVGAADPKLVARGEALFRGGNLDKGLPACTGCHSPDGKGNAAAGFPHLGGQHAQYVGKQLADFRKEEGGRTNDGDTKPMQSIAKKLSDEDIAAVSAYIQGLH, translated from the coding sequence ATGAACAAACTGATCGTGAGTCTGCTGTTGACCTTGGGGATATCCGGCGTAGCCCACGCCGCTGGCGATGCCGCTGCCGGTCAGGCGAAAGCGGCCGTATGCGGGGCCTGCCACGGCCCGGATGGCAATAGCATGGCGCCCAACTTTCCGAAACTGGCGGGCCAGGGCGAGCGTTACCTGAACAAGCAACTGCACGACATCAAGTCCGGCAAGCGCACGGTGCTGGAAATGACCGGCCTGCTGACCAACCTGAGCGATCAGGACCTGGCGGACATCGCGGCCTATTTCGCCAGCCAGAAGGGCAGCGTCGGCGCCGCCGATCCAAAACTCGTGGCTCGCGGTGAAGCGCTGTTCCGCGGCGGCAACCTCGACAAAGGCTTGCCAGCCTGCACCGGTTGCCACTCCCCGGATGGCAAAGGCAACGCGGCTGCCGGTTTCCCACACCTGGGCGGCCAGCATGCCCAGTACGTCGGCAAGCAACTGGCCGACTTCCGTAAAGAAGAAGGCGGCCGGACCAACGATGGCGACACCAAGCCCATGCAGAGCATCGCCAAAAAGCTGAGCGACGAAGATATCGCGGCAGTCTCCGCCTACATTCAGGGCTTGCACTAA
- a CDS encoding c-type cytochrome gives MTKWLLAAGVLMPLYSAQATQDPEAVYNRVCGACHSGQLPMAPRKGDQEAWTPRLAKGMETLVQHVTQGFKAMPPRGLCMDCSAEDYRAIIQWMSE, from the coding sequence ATGACGAAATGGCTGCTAGCTGCCGGTGTCTTGATGCCGCTTTACAGCGCTCAGGCTACACAGGATCCGGAAGCTGTGTACAACCGTGTTTGTGGTGCCTGTCATTCCGGCCAACTCCCCATGGCGCCCCGCAAGGGCGATCAGGAAGCTTGGACGCCGAGGTTGGCGAAAGGTATGGAGACGCTGGTGCAACACGTGACCCAGGGTTTCAAGGCGATGCCGCCGCGTGGTTTGTGCATGGACTGCAGTGCCGAGGATTACCGAGCCATCATCCAGTGGATGAGCGAGTAA